From Vibrio artabrorum, a single genomic window includes:
- a CDS encoding TRAP transporter substrate-binding protein has translation MFKPLTLLSVSALALTSFHAAANCDPGEIVIKFSHVTNTDKHPKGIAASLLEERVNTEMNGKACMQVFPNSTLYDDNKVLEALLNGDVQMAAPSLSKFEKFTKKYRIFDLPFLFEDVAAVDRFQNSESGEKLKNAMKRRGLQGLAFWHNGMKQMSANKPLISPEDAKGLKFRVQASDVLVAQFEQLGANPQKMSFKEVYGGLQTKVIDGQENTWSNIYGKKFFEVQDGVTETNHGILDYLVVTSNDFWKGLPEDVRTQLGTIVKEVSEARNAESSKVNLANKNNIIEAGGEVRTLTPEQREAWVVALQPVWKKFEKDIGSDLIDAALASNQ, from the coding sequence ATGTTTAAGCCGCTTACCCTGCTGTCTGTCTCTGCTCTGGCGCTCACAAGTTTTCATGCTGCTGCAAACTGTGATCCTGGTGAAATCGTAATTAAATTCAGTCATGTAACCAATACCGATAAGCACCCGAAAGGCATCGCCGCTTCTTTACTGGAAGAGCGAGTAAACACAGAAATGAATGGCAAAGCTTGTATGCAAGTTTTCCCTAACTCAACGCTTTACGATGATAACAAGGTACTGGAAGCCCTGTTAAATGGTGATGTTCAAATGGCGGCACCATCGCTGTCTAAATTTGAAAAGTTCACTAAGAAATACCGCATTTTTGACCTTCCGTTCTTGTTTGAAGATGTCGCCGCCGTTGACCGTTTTCAAAACTCAGAATCTGGTGAAAAACTGAAGAACGCGATGAAGCGCCGTGGCTTGCAAGGTCTCGCGTTTTGGCACAATGGTATGAAACAGATGTCGGCGAACAAACCTCTGATCAGCCCTGAAGATGCCAAAGGGTTGAAATTCCGTGTGCAAGCATCAGACGTCTTGGTGGCTCAGTTTGAACAACTAGGCGCTAACCCACAGAAGATGTCTTTCAAAGAAGTGTACGGTGGCCTACAAACGAAAGTTATCGATGGCCAGGAGAACACATGGTCAAACATCTACGGTAAGAAGTTCTTTGAAGTACAAGACGGTGTGACGGAAACCAATCACGGCATATTGGATTACCTAGTGGTAACGTCCAATGACTTCTGGAAAGGCCTACCTGAAGATGTACGCACACAGCTTGGTACTATCGTAAAAGAAGTGTCTGAGGCTCGTAACGCTGAATCTTCAAAAGTTAACCTAGCGAACAAAAACAACATCATCGAAGCGGGTGGTGAGGTTCGTACACTGACGCCTGAACAGCGTGAAGCATGGGTAGTTGCACTTCAACCAGTATGGAAGAAGTTTGAAAAAGACATCGGTTCAGACCTTATCGATGCCGCGTTAGCCTCAAACCAATAA
- a CDS encoding sigma-54-dependent transcriptional regulator has product MCYVYFIDDESDLRMAIEQSFELAGIDAEFFTDAESALLAIQENGLPHVIITDICLPGLSGHDLLNTVMHKDKEIPVIMITGHGDISMAVQAIQYGAYDFIEKPFANERLIETTKRAIEKRQLTLENLELKRSLKASQALGPRIIGDTQSMTELRSIITHVADTNADILLFGETGTGKELVARSLHEQSSRREQNFVAVNCGAVPENLIESELYGHEKGAFTGAESKRVGKFEFAQGGTLFLDEIESMPMQAQIRLLRVLQERVIERVGSNGLVPLDIRVIAATKVDLKKAAEEGTFRQDLYYRLNVVTLDLPPLRARQEDIPALFHHFLLVAAARYGKTAPALPQNELHALLAHDWPGNVRELRNTAERFVLLGKLSHLPDSTTGSTQDLSLAKLVSDFEKNTLKQALIECNGSIKNTMKRLKLPRKTLYDKMQKHQLTKESYRQNEN; this is encoded by the coding sequence ATGTGTTACGTCTATTTCATTGATGATGAATCCGACCTAAGAATGGCCATTGAACAGAGCTTTGAGCTCGCTGGCATTGATGCGGAATTCTTTACCGATGCGGAGTCTGCTCTGCTCGCGATTCAAGAAAACGGCTTACCTCACGTCATCATCACTGATATCTGTTTACCCGGGCTTTCCGGCCATGATCTGCTCAATACAGTGATGCACAAAGACAAAGAGATCCCGGTGATTATGATTACGGGTCACGGCGATATTTCGATGGCGGTTCAAGCAATCCAATACGGCGCCTACGACTTCATTGAAAAACCTTTCGCCAATGAACGCCTAATAGAAACCACCAAACGAGCGATAGAAAAACGCCAACTTACTCTTGAGAACCTTGAATTAAAGCGTTCGCTTAAAGCTAGCCAAGCACTGGGGCCAAGGATCATTGGTGACACGCAATCAATGACTGAGTTACGGTCTATCATCACTCACGTTGCCGACACCAACGCCGATATTTTGTTATTTGGTGAAACAGGCACCGGCAAAGAGTTGGTCGCACGCTCTCTGCACGAGCAAAGCAGCCGACGAGAACAAAACTTTGTCGCGGTCAATTGTGGCGCAGTTCCTGAAAACCTGATTGAGAGTGAACTTTATGGTCATGAGAAAGGGGCATTCACTGGCGCAGAAAGCAAGCGAGTGGGTAAATTCGAGTTTGCTCAAGGCGGAACTCTCTTCTTAGATGAAATTGAGTCCATGCCGATGCAAGCACAAATTCGACTATTACGTGTATTGCAAGAACGCGTCATCGAAAGGGTTGGCTCAAACGGTTTAGTCCCTCTAGACATTCGAGTAATTGCGGCCACTAAAGTCGACCTAAAGAAAGCCGCTGAAGAAGGCACTTTCCGCCAAGATCTCTATTATCGACTCAATGTCGTTACTCTCGATCTGCCACCATTAAGAGCTCGTCAAGAAGATATTCCTGCACTCTTCCACCACTTTTTATTGGTCGCTGCCGCGCGTTACGGCAAAACAGCCCCAGCCCTTCCACAAAATGAACTGCACGCGCTTTTAGCTCATGACTGGCCGGGAAACGTCCGCGAACTAAGAAATACAGCCGAGCGTTTTGTTCTTTTGGGCAAGCTCTCTCATTTACCAGACAGTACAACGGGATCAACCCAAGACTTGTCGCTCGCAAAGCTGGTCTCTGATTTTGAGAAAAACACGTTAAAGCAAGCGCTTATTGAATGTAACGGCAGCATAAAGAACACCATGAAGCGGCTAAAACTCCCACGTAAAACCCTTTATGACAAAATGCAAAAACACCAACTAACGAAAGAATCATACCGACAAAATGAAAATTAA
- a CDS encoding TRAP transporter large permease codes for MAMLFLFLMVIAFMLVGVPIAISLGLSSVIFLLMHSDASLASVAQTLFNAFAGHYTLLAIPFFILASSFMSTGGVAKRIIRFAIAMVGWFRGGLAMASVVACMMFAALSGSSPATVVAIGSIVIAGMIKNGYSKEFAAGVICNAGTLGILIPPSIVMVVYAAATDVSVGRMFLGGVIPGLLAGVMLMIAIYIAARIKKIPAQPFVGWGEMFAAAKDASWGLLLIVIILGGIYGGIFTPTEAAAVAAVYAFFIANFIYKDMGPFADKKNTKPALVKVLQTFFHKDTKDTLYDAGKLTIMLLFIIANALILKHVLTEERIPQMITESMLSAGLGPITFLIVVNVLLLIGGQFMEPSGLLIIVAPLVFPIAIALGIDPIHLGIMMVVNMEIGMITPPVGLNLFVTAGVAKMSMMNVVKAALPWVGVMFLFLIIVTYVPWVSTWLPTTLMGPEIITK; via the coding sequence ATGGCAATGTTATTTCTATTTTTAATGGTCATTGCTTTCATGTTGGTCGGTGTACCAATTGCAATTTCCCTCGGTTTATCGAGCGTAATATTCTTATTGATGCATTCAGATGCGTCATTAGCTTCAGTCGCACAAACGCTGTTTAATGCTTTTGCAGGCCACTACACACTGTTAGCGATTCCTTTCTTTATTTTGGCCTCTAGCTTCATGTCTACGGGTGGTGTGGCGAAACGTATTATCCGTTTTGCTATCGCGATGGTCGGTTGGTTCCGCGGCGGCTTGGCGATGGCGTCGGTTGTGGCCTGTATGATGTTCGCAGCCCTTTCTGGTTCATCTCCTGCAACGGTAGTGGCGATCGGTAGTATCGTTATCGCAGGTATGATCAAAAACGGTTATTCAAAAGAGTTCGCGGCAGGGGTTATCTGTAACGCAGGTACGTTGGGGATCTTGATTCCACCGTCCATCGTGATGGTGGTATACGCAGCGGCGACCGATGTATCGGTCGGGCGTATGTTCCTCGGTGGTGTGATTCCTGGTCTGCTGGCGGGTGTGATGCTAATGATTGCTATCTACATTGCAGCTCGTATTAAGAAAATTCCGGCCCAGCCATTTGTGGGCTGGGGTGAGATGTTCGCAGCTGCGAAAGATGCGAGTTGGGGCTTGCTACTGATTGTTATTATTTTAGGTGGTATCTACGGCGGTATCTTTACTCCGACAGAAGCGGCGGCCGTCGCAGCGGTGTATGCCTTCTTTATTGCCAACTTTATCTACAAAGATATGGGGCCGTTTGCGGACAAGAAAAACACAAAACCAGCGTTGGTGAAAGTGTTGCAAACGTTTTTCCACAAAGACACCAAAGACACGCTTTACGATGCAGGTAAGCTGACGATCATGCTGCTGTTTATCATTGCCAACGCTCTGATTCTTAAGCATGTACTGACCGAAGAACGCATTCCTCAAATGATCACTGAGTCTATGCTCTCTGCAGGCTTAGGGCCGATCACCTTCTTGATTGTAGTGAACGTTTTACTCTTGATTGGTGGGCAGTTCATGGAGCCATCAGGCTTGCTGATCATCGTTGCGCCATTGGTATTCCCAATCGCTATTGCACTCGGTATCGACCCAATCCACCTTGGTATCATGATGGTAGTGAACATGGAGATAGGGATGATAACGCCGCCTGTCGGGCTCAATTTGTTTGTGACCGCAGGGGTCGCCAAGATGTCGATGATGAACGTGGTAAAAGCGGCACTGCCTTGGGTCGGCGTGATGTTCTTATTCCTGATTATCGTCACTTACGTGCCGTGGGTATCAACATGGTTACCGACCACATTGATGGGGCCTGAGATCATCACTAAGTAG
- a CDS encoding TRAP transporter small permease translates to MEKPQMEQPNSSQSARETSLFSKVGRVTDVIEESLIAFFLGAMTLLTFANVVFRYAFNDNILWALELTVFMFAWMVLVGASYGVKKHFHIGVDVIINLAPEKLRKVYALIAVTSCLAFSILLLIGSWNYWYPFATDRAWYETDDIPMPEMLQFLADWLNEGERYEKLPRFIPYMALPIGMAMLTFRFAQVAYQVVTGKLDRMIAGHEAEEELDALKAGVLAGSDEDATAVLNSTPQNKANESSTKSNGKED, encoded by the coding sequence ATGGAAAAGCCTCAAATGGAACAACCCAATTCTAGCCAATCAGCACGGGAAACCTCTCTTTTTTCCAAAGTCGGAAGAGTTACGGATGTGATTGAAGAGTCATTAATCGCATTTTTTCTTGGCGCAATGACGCTACTTACTTTTGCTAATGTGGTATTTCGATACGCATTCAATGACAACATCTTATGGGCACTGGAACTGACCGTGTTCATGTTTGCTTGGATGGTGTTAGTGGGCGCATCTTATGGCGTTAAAAAACACTTCCACATCGGTGTTGATGTGATCATCAACCTTGCCCCAGAAAAGCTACGCAAAGTGTATGCGCTCATCGCTGTGACGAGCTGCCTAGCATTTTCAATCTTACTTCTTATCGGCTCTTGGAATTACTGGTACCCATTCGCGACCGATCGCGCATGGTATGAGACTGATGATATTCCAATGCCAGAGATGCTTCAGTTTCTTGCTGACTGGCTGAATGAAGGCGAGCGATACGAGAAACTGCCACGTTTTATTCCTTATATGGCGCTGCCGATTGGTATGGCAATGCTGACGTTCCGTTTTGCTCAAGTTGCTTACCAAGTAGTAACAGGTAAGCTTGATCGGATGATTGCTGGCCACGAAGCCGAAGAAGAGCTGGATGCGTTGAAAGCGGGCGTGCTAGCGGGCTCTGACGAAGATGCGACAGCGGTATTGAATTCGACTCCGCAGAACAAAGCGAATGAGTCGAGTACAAAATCTAACGGTAAGGAAGACTAA
- the hflX gene encoding GTPase HflX, which produces MKLTAKPSASNALLISITTPDFKGDEAKESLAELARLVSTLGFKVVGTQAQHHSSSQRQNVLGAGKLAEIAHLTGYKGSIEEAEDEDFLDESGLFDSELDELDFDDLPTGDFQYGTADVVVFDCDLSPSQLRNVEAHLGVEVFDRTGIIIEIFSRHARTRTARLQVEIARLNYLVPRLREVGEGDKERQMGQGAGETSLELDRRKVRDQIAALKRELVSVQDEMKNRRTKRAELFTVALVGYTNAGKSSMMRAMTATEVVGEDKLFATLDTTVRALQPITQPRILVSDTVGFIKKLPHDLVASFHSTLAEAHDASLLLYVVDASDVSFRAQLDVVHDVLAQVGVEGSEKLLVLNKCDRLSEEQQRALIEEFPEAMLTSTRDPLDIAKLHKYIVGIAEEGMIEEEITIPYSGQSIIGEIRSNMSVIKEEYDYEHIKLTVRSSAIDLARLKKRMQNT; this is translated from the coding sequence ATGAAACTAACAGCAAAACCCTCCGCGAGTAACGCTTTACTTATTTCTATTACGACACCGGATTTCAAAGGTGACGAAGCAAAAGAGTCTCTTGCCGAACTTGCTCGCTTAGTGTCAACCTTAGGGTTTAAAGTCGTCGGCACGCAAGCGCAACATCACAGTTCATCGCAAAGACAAAATGTGTTGGGGGCCGGTAAGCTTGCTGAAATCGCACACCTGACAGGATACAAAGGCTCAATTGAAGAGGCAGAAGATGAAGACTTCCTTGATGAGTCAGGTCTGTTTGATTCTGAACTCGATGAGTTAGATTTTGACGATCTTCCAACGGGTGATTTTCAATACGGTACTGCTGATGTTGTGGTCTTTGACTGTGATTTGAGCCCGTCTCAACTTCGTAATGTTGAGGCTCACTTAGGTGTCGAAGTGTTTGACCGCACAGGAATCATCATTGAGATTTTTAGCCGCCACGCTCGTACTCGTACCGCACGCCTGCAAGTGGAAATTGCTCGTCTAAATTACCTAGTCCCTCGACTGCGTGAAGTGGGTGAGGGCGACAAAGAGCGCCAAATGGGTCAGGGCGCGGGTGAAACTTCATTAGAGCTAGACCGTCGTAAAGTTCGTGACCAAATTGCTGCACTTAAACGTGAGTTAGTGAGCGTACAAGATGAAATGAAGAACCGACGCACTAAGCGTGCGGAGCTTTTCACTGTCGCTTTAGTGGGTTACACCAATGCCGGTAAATCTTCGATGATGCGCGCAATGACGGCAACCGAAGTGGTGGGTGAAGATAAACTGTTCGCAACGCTCGACACCACGGTTCGTGCGCTTCAGCCAATCACTCAACCGCGTATCTTGGTTTCAGACACGGTGGGGTTCATCAAGAAACTGCCTCATGATCTTGTTGCTTCATTCCACTCAACGTTAGCTGAAGCGCATGATGCTTCACTGCTTCTGTATGTGGTTGATGCTTCTGACGTTTCTTTTCGTGCTCAGCTTGATGTCGTACACGACGTGTTGGCACAAGTGGGCGTTGAAGGCAGTGAAAAGCTATTAGTACTGAATAAGTGCGATAGATTAAGTGAAGAGCAACAGCGAGCACTGATTGAAGAGTTCCCGGAGGCGATGTTAACGTCGACTCGTGATCCGTTAGATATCGCCAAACTGCACAAGTATATCGTTGGTATTGCAGAAGAAGGGATGATCGAAGAAGAGATCACGATTCCTTATTCGGGACAAAGTATCATCGGTGAGATTCGCTCCAACATGAGTGTGATTAAAGAAGAGTACGACTACGAACACATCAAACTTACCGTTCGTTCAAGTGCCATAGATTTAGCACGACTGAAAAAGCGTATGCAGAACACTTAA
- a CDS encoding protein adenylyltransferase SelO has translation MSVWDSISFNNRFTALPRRFYTPVQPTPLCNVQWLAWNHALASELGFPLFEAVSEELLETLSGNVESEPFSPLAMKYAGHQFGSYNPDLGDGRGLLLAQVVAKSGETFDLHLKGAGKTPYSRMGDGRAVIRSTVREYLCSEAMAGLHIPTTRALAMMTSDTPVYREKQERGALLVRVSESHIRFGHFEHLFYTNQLAEHKLLADKVIEWHFPECIDQEKPYAAMFNEIVDRTAEMIALWQANGFAHGVMNTDNMSIIGQTFDYGPFAFLDEYVPRLICNHSDYQGRYAFNQQPRIGLWNLSALAHSLSPLIDKADLEAALEQYEPQMNGYFSQMMRRKLGLLSKQHGDSRLFASMFELMSQNKVDYPRFFRTLSNLDTLPPQDAIDLVIDREAAKRWLDHYLQRCELEERSVTERCEKMRQVNPKYILRNYLAQLAIDKAERGDSSDIEALMVVLADPYAEHPDYEHLAALPPEWGKAMEISCSS, from the coding sequence ATGTCTGTTTGGGATTCTATTTCATTTAACAATCGATTTACGGCATTACCTCGACGGTTCTATACCCCAGTTCAACCGACACCGCTATGCAATGTCCAATGGCTTGCTTGGAATCACGCTCTGGCGAGTGAACTCGGTTTTCCGTTGTTTGAGGCTGTCTCTGAGGAGCTATTGGAGACGTTGTCTGGCAATGTTGAATCTGAGCCATTTTCTCCGCTAGCCATGAAATACGCAGGCCATCAGTTTGGCTCTTATAATCCCGATTTAGGTGATGGAAGAGGGCTGCTATTAGCACAAGTTGTTGCTAAAAGTGGTGAAACGTTCGACTTACACCTCAAAGGTGCAGGTAAAACACCCTATTCGCGTATGGGCGATGGCCGTGCGGTTATTCGTTCAACGGTGCGTGAGTATCTGTGTAGCGAAGCGATGGCGGGGCTACATATCCCAACCACTCGCGCATTAGCTATGATGACCAGTGACACGCCGGTTTACCGTGAGAAGCAAGAGAGAGGCGCATTACTGGTGCGTGTTTCCGAATCACACATCCGCTTTGGCCACTTTGAGCACCTGTTTTATACCAATCAGTTGGCTGAGCATAAGTTGCTTGCTGATAAAGTGATTGAATGGCATTTCCCGGAGTGTATTGATCAAGAAAAACCCTACGCTGCAATGTTTAATGAGATTGTTGATCGTACTGCGGAAATGATCGCGTTGTGGCAAGCAAATGGCTTTGCTCACGGGGTGATGAACACTGATAATATGTCGATCATCGGACAAACCTTCGATTATGGCCCGTTCGCCTTCCTTGATGAATATGTCCCTCGTTTGATCTGTAATCACTCAGATTACCAAGGCCGCTATGCCTTTAATCAGCAACCAAGAATCGGGCTTTGGAATCTGTCGGCATTGGCTCACTCACTTTCTCCACTGATCGATAAGGCCGATTTAGAGGCCGCTTTAGAGCAGTATGAGCCGCAAATGAATGGTTATTTCAGCCAGATGATGCGTCGTAAGTTGGGCTTGCTTTCGAAACAGCACGGTGACAGTCGCTTGTTTGCATCTATGTTCGAGCTGATGTCGCAAAACAAAGTCGATTACCCGAGGTTCTTTAGAACGTTGTCGAACCTAGATACTTTACCGCCACAAGATGCGATTGATTTGGTTATTGATCGAGAGGCCGCAAAGCGATGGTTGGATCATTACTTGCAGCGTTGTGAGTTGGAAGAACGTTCAGTGACAGAACGCTGTGAAAAGATGAGGCAGGTAAATCCGAAATATATCCTCAGAAACTACTTAGCTCAACTTGCGATAGATAAAGCGGAGCGCGGTGATAGCAGTGACATTGAGGCATTAATGGTGGTGCTGGCAGACCCTTATGCCGAACACCCTGACTATGAACACCTCGCCGCGTTACCACCTGAGTGGGGCAAAGCGATGGAAATTAGCTGTTCATCTTAA